The Pseudomonas putida nucleotide sequence AGCAAGGTCAGCAGGCTGCGCACCGGGCCGCGTACGGCGGCGAGCTTGTGGTCGGTGATCCACAGGGCACAGGCGAACACACAGGCGGCGCAGAACGCCAGGCCCACCCCCAAGGTCCAGTGCGGGTTGGCATCGCCACCGTCGGCCAGCCGTGCCGGTACATCCAGCGCCAGCACCAGGCCACACAGGATCAGCCCCATGAACAACACCGTGCGCCCGCTCGGGCGGGTGCCACCCAATGCCCAGGTCAGCAGCGCCAGGAGCATGGGGAAGGTGTTGCCCACCAGCAGCGCCAGGGCCACCGGGATGCGGGCCACTGCCGAGTACAGGCACAGGCTCTGGGTCGCGATCAGCAGGCCCAGCAGCAGCTGCCAGCGCCGTGTGCCGGAAGGCAGGCGCAGCGGCTGGCGCTGCCACAGCACCAGGCAGGCCAGCACCAGGAACGTGATGCCCGAGCGGCAGAGAATGGCCAGCAGCACGCCGGTGTCGTTGTCGAAGGCGATGCGTGCGGCGATGTGGTTGCCAGCGAACGAGCAGGCCAGCAGGGCCAGGAGGGCGATGGCCAGTTTGCGCGGGAATGGGGTTACGGCAGAAGAGGCGACAGCCATGTGCAGGATCCATTTGCAGTGAAGAACCTGGGGCTGCTTCGCGGCCCATTCGCGGGACAAGCCCGCTCCCACAGTGATCGCACAAGCCCGGGCTTGCGTGATCACTGTGGGAGCGGGCTTGTCCCGCGAATGGGCTGCAAAGCAGCCCTAATACCAGAATTACAGGACGACGCTCGGCAGCCACAGCGAGATGGCCGGAATGTAGGTCACCGCCATCAGTACCAGGAACAGCGCCACATAGAACGGCAGCAGCGCCTTAACCGTGGCCTCGATGCTGACCTTGCCAATCGCCGACCCGACGAACAGCACCGCACCCACCGGCGGCGTGATCAGGCCGATCCCCAGGTTGACCAGCATGATCATGCCGAAGTGCACAGGGTCCACGCCGATACCGGTGATCACCGGCAGCAGGATCGGCGTGAGGATCAGGATCAGCGGCGCCATGTCCATCACCGTGCCCAGCAGCAGGAGCATGAAGTTGATGCACATCAGGATCACGTAGCGGTTGTCCGACAGGGTCAGGAACGCCGTGGTGATCTTCGACGGGATCTGCATCAGGGTCATCACGTAGCCGAAGCTGGCGGCGAAGGCGATCAGGATCATCACGATCGAGATGGTCCGCACCGTGCGGTGCATCAGCTTGGGCAGGTCGCGCCACTTGTAGTCGCGGTAGATGAACATGGTCACGAAGAACGACCACACCACCGCCACTGCAGCCGACTCGGTCGCGGTGAACACGCCCGACAGAATACCGCCGAGGATGATCACCATGGCCATCAGGCCCCACAACGCTTCACCGGCGATTTTCAGCGCCTGGCGCAGCGGGATCACCTCGCCCTTGGGGTAGTTGCGCTTCTTGGCGAAGATCAGGCACAGGCCCATCATCACCGCGCTCAACAGCAGCCCGGGCATCACCCCGGCCATGAACAGCGAAGCGATCGACACCGTGCCACCCGCAGCCAGCGAGTACAGCACCGAGTTGTGGCTGGGCGGGGTCAGCAGCGCCTGCACCGAGCCGCTGACGGTCACGGCGGTGGAGAATTCGCGCGGGTAGCCCTTGCGTTCCATTTCCGGGATCAGCACCGAGCCCACCGACGCGGTGTCAGCCACCGATGAGCCGGAGATGGCGCCGAAGAAGGTCGACGCGGTGATGTTCACCAGCGACAACCCGCCACGCACGAAGCCCACCAGCACCCCGGCGAATGCCACCAGGCGCCGCGACATGCCACCCTCGGCCATGATCGCGCCGGCCAGCACAAAGAACGGAATGGCCAGCAGCGAGAATTTGTTAACCCCACTGGCCACCTGGATCATCATCGCCTGCAGCGGGATATCGATGTACCAGGCGCCGATCAGCGCCGACAGGCCCAGGGCGTAGGCCACCGGCATGCCCAGCAGGATCAGCGCGATGAAACTGCCCAACAGAATGAACGCATCCATTTACGCCGCCCCCTCGTTTTCTTCCACCAGGTCGAACTGCACCACCTTGCGCTGGCTCTGGTCGCCCAGCAGGAGTTTCTCCAGCACGAAAATCAGCGTCAGCACTCCACCGACCGGGATCGGCGCATAGCTCATGCCCACCCGCACGCTGGGCAGCGAGGCCATGTACTGGTTCCAGGTGGTGACGCACAGCTTGTAGCCGTACCAGGTCATGAACAGGCAGACGCCCACCATCAGCAGTTGCGTGAACACCGCCACCACCCGGCGAACCGGCTCTGGCAGGCGGTCGGTGATCATCGCTACCGCCATGTGCGCACCGGCGCGGTAGCTGGCGGCAGCGCCGATGAAGGTGAACAGCACCATCAGCAGGATGGCCACCGGCTCCGGCCAGCTGGAGCCGGTACCCAGCACGTAGCGGGCAAAGATGCCCCAGGGGATGATCAGCGACATGGTCAGGACCGACAGCCCGGCGACCCAGATGCATGTGCGGTACAGCGTGTCGTTGACGCTCAGGAAAAGCATTTTCATAGGCATCACCAAAGCGGCAGGGCGACGGGCGTCGCACTGCCGGGTTCAACTTGGAAGGAGGGCGGGGTTACTGGACCGCGTCGATACGCTTCATCAGGTCGGCGTACTGCGCACCGTACTTCTCGCGCACCGGGGCAGTGGCGTCGTAGAACGGCTTGGTGTCGACGGTGATGAACTCGACGCCGGCGGCCTTGAGCTTCTCTTCGCTGG carries:
- a CDS encoding TRAP transporter large permease yields the protein MDAFILLGSFIALILLGMPVAYALGLSALIGAWYIDIPLQAMMIQVASGVNKFSLLAIPFFVLAGAIMAEGGMSRRLVAFAGVLVGFVRGGLSLVNITASTFFGAISGSSVADTASVGSVLIPEMERKGYPREFSTAVTVSGSVQALLTPPSHNSVLYSLAAGGTVSIASLFMAGVMPGLLLSAVMMGLCLIFAKKRNYPKGEVIPLRQALKIAGEALWGLMAMVIILGGILSGVFTATESAAVAVVWSFFVTMFIYRDYKWRDLPKLMHRTVRTISIVMILIAFAASFGYVMTLMQIPSKITTAFLTLSDNRYVILMCINFMLLLLGTVMDMAPLILILTPILLPVITGIGVDPVHFGMIMLVNLGIGLITPPVGAVLFVGSAIGKVSIEATVKALLPFYVALFLVLMAVTYIPAISLWLPSVVL
- a CDS encoding EamA family transporter, whose protein sequence is MAVASSAVTPFPRKLAIALLALLACSFAGNHIAARIAFDNDTGVLLAILCRSGITFLVLACLVLWQRQPLRLPSGTRRWQLLLGLLIATQSLCLYSAVARIPVALALLVGNTFPMLLALLTWALGGTRPSGRTVLFMGLILCGLVLALDVPARLADGGDANPHWTLGVGLAFCAACVFACALWITDHKLAAVRGPVRSLLTLLIVFTSMLVAGISGVMPAGLSLPGSASGWMALASLVVLYGVAFTLLFVCVPKLNMAQNAPVMNVEPIATLLLGWALLGQQLSGMQLIGGAVVVCGIVLLTYRRP
- a CDS encoding TRAP transporter small permease, producing the protein MKMLFLSVNDTLYRTCIWVAGLSVLTMSLIIPWGIFARYVLGTGSSWPEPVAILLMVLFTFIGAAASYRAGAHMAVAMITDRLPEPVRRVVAVFTQLLMVGVCLFMTWYGYKLCVTTWNQYMASLPSVRVGMSYAPIPVGGVLTLIFVLEKLLLGDQSQRKVVQFDLVEENEGAA